In the Pseudolabrys taiwanensis genome, one interval contains:
- the aroA gene encoding 3-phosphoshikimate 1-carboxyvinyltransferase translates to MNTTALTPLTARRGGPLQGRVRVPGDKSISHRALILAAMAVGESTVTGLLESEDVLNTAKAMSALGAKVDRDKDGVWRVRGVGVGGFAEPEAPLDFGNSGTGCRLVIGAVAGCPIKASFDGDASLRKRPMRRILDPLEKMGAQVLEQAEGGRLPLTLQGARDPLPLEYESQVPSAQLKSAVLLAGLAAPGETTVIEAEATRDHTERLLKHFGAKIVSKPHGELGRRITLQGQPELEPADVTVPADPSSAAFPMVAALIVPGSDVVFENVMMNPLRTGLFTTLKEMGAKIEVVEKRDGGAEEVADLRVTTSQLKGVEVPPERAPAMIDEYLILGVAAAFANGTTRMRGLKELRVKESDRLEATADMLRVNGIAVEIEGDDLIVHGKGSVQGGGEVKTHMDHRIAMSALVMGLASEQPVRIDDSAFIATSFPDFTGLMRGLGADLA, encoded by the coding sequence GTGAATACCACTGCCTTGACCCCCCTCACCGCTCGCCGCGGCGGCCCCTTGCAGGGCCGCGTCCGCGTCCCGGGCGACAAGTCGATCTCCCACCGCGCGCTGATCCTCGCGGCCATGGCCGTGGGCGAGAGCACCGTCACCGGCCTCCTCGAGAGCGAGGACGTGCTCAACACCGCCAAAGCCATGAGCGCCCTCGGCGCCAAGGTGGACCGCGACAAAGACGGCGTCTGGCGCGTCCGGGGCGTCGGTGTCGGCGGGTTTGCCGAACCCGAGGCGCCGCTCGACTTCGGCAATTCCGGCACCGGCTGCCGCCTGGTCATCGGCGCGGTCGCCGGCTGCCCGATCAAGGCGAGCTTCGACGGCGACGCCTCCCTGCGCAAACGCCCGATGCGCCGCATCCTCGATCCGCTGGAGAAAATGGGCGCGCAGGTGCTCGAACAGGCCGAAGGCGGGCGTCTGCCGCTGACCCTGCAGGGCGCGCGCGACCCGCTGCCGCTCGAATACGAATCGCAGGTGCCGTCGGCGCAGCTCAAGTCGGCGGTGCTGCTGGCCGGCCTCGCCGCGCCGGGCGAGACCACCGTCATCGAAGCCGAGGCGACGCGCGACCACACCGAGCGCCTGCTCAAGCATTTCGGTGCCAAGATCGTCAGCAAGCCGCACGGCGAGCTCGGCCGCCGCATCACGCTGCAGGGCCAGCCCGAGCTGGAGCCGGCTGACGTGACGGTGCCGGCCGATCCCTCCTCCGCCGCGTTCCCGATGGTTGCGGCGCTGATCGTGCCCGGCTCGGACGTCGTGTTCGAGAATGTGATGATGAACCCGCTGCGCACCGGCCTCTTCACCACGCTCAAGGAGATGGGCGCGAAGATCGAGGTCGTCGAGAAGCGCGACGGCGGCGCCGAGGAAGTCGCCGACCTGCGCGTGACGACATCGCAGCTCAAGGGCGTCGAGGTGCCGCCGGAGCGCGCGCCGGCGATGATCGACGAGTATCTCATCCTCGGCGTCGCGGCCGCCTTCGCCAACGGCACGACGCGCATGCGCGGCCTCAAAGAACTGCGCGTGAAAGAGTCAGACCGCCTCGAGGCGACCGCCGACATGCTGCGCGTCAACGGCATCGCGGTCGAGATCGAAGGCGACGACCTCATCGTGCACGGCAAAGGCAGCGTGCAGGGCGGCGGCGAGGTGAAGACGCATATGGATCACCGCATCGCCATGTCGGCGCTGGTGATGGGCCTCGCCAGCGAGCAGCCGGTACGCATCGACGACTCGGCCTTCATCGCCACCAGCTTTCCGGACTTCACCGGGCTGATGCGTGGGCTGGGCGCGGATTTGGCGTAG
- a CDS encoding cell wall hydrolase has product MRSIDSDPYGLTFDEKIFQAAKRFCFGFAGLAVTISALDLMNVPVVEAAARYIRDGRATVAELPDAVIDGVQNFSLPSFKTYPTEVAVLIPRADVQEMLGRIAPPVIAQAAPKPPRAAIAELAAVRHEDAIEFAMASANTMMSAKPEPAVAFGASPASYRLASADAGALPSSSMLATRATSEGQISLPNLIAVLPPPAPGVAPPTPAERLKLEGTARTRAERCLANAIYFEARSEPLKGQIAVAQVVINRAFSGFYPNDICGVVYQNANRHLACQFTFACDGKSKAIHERGAWARANRIAKQALDGQLYETAVGTSTHYHAVYVRPIWAREMKKNVRFGIHNFYRPYAWGNGSDEPLWARAQTAAFNKR; this is encoded by the coding sequence ATGCGAAGTATCGACAGTGATCCGTATGGGCTGACGTTCGACGAAAAAATCTTTCAGGCTGCCAAGCGTTTTTGTTTCGGCTTCGCCGGGCTGGCGGTGACGATCAGCGCCCTCGATCTGATGAACGTACCGGTCGTGGAAGCGGCCGCGCGTTATATTCGCGACGGACGCGCGACCGTGGCCGAGTTGCCCGATGCGGTCATCGATGGCGTGCAGAACTTCTCGCTGCCATCCTTCAAAACTTATCCGACCGAAGTCGCCGTCCTGATCCCGCGCGCCGACGTGCAAGAAATGCTCGGCCGCATTGCACCGCCCGTCATCGCGCAGGCGGCGCCCAAGCCGCCACGTGCGGCGATCGCCGAACTGGCCGCTGTCCGTCACGAAGACGCGATCGAGTTTGCGATGGCATCGGCGAACACGATGATGTCGGCCAAGCCCGAACCCGCTGTCGCGTTCGGCGCGTCGCCGGCGTCTTATCGGCTCGCCAGCGCCGACGCCGGCGCACTGCCGTCGAGCAGCATGCTGGCCACGCGCGCGACATCGGAGGGACAGATATCGCTGCCCAATCTCATCGCCGTGCTGCCGCCGCCCGCGCCGGGCGTCGCGCCGCCGACGCCGGCCGAACGGTTGAAGCTCGAAGGCACCGCGCGGACGCGGGCGGAACGCTGCCTCGCCAACGCGATTTATTTCGAGGCACGCAGCGAGCCGCTCAAAGGCCAGATCGCCGTGGCGCAGGTGGTCATCAACCGGGCCTTTTCGGGCTTCTATCCCAACGACATCTGCGGCGTCGTCTATCAGAATGCGAACCGTCATCTCGCCTGCCAGTTCACCTTCGCCTGCGACGGCAAGAGCAAGGCCATCCACGAGCGCGGCGCATGGGCGCGGGCCAACCGCATCGCCAAGCAGGCGCTCGACGGACAGCTTTACGAAACCGCCGTCGGCACCTCGACGCACTATCACGCCGTCTATGTTCGTCCGATCTGGGCACGTGAAATGAAGAAGAACGTGCGCTTCGGCATTCACAATTTCTACCGGCCCTATGCCTGGGGCAACGGCTCGGATGAGCCGCTTTGGGCCAGGGCGCAGACCGCGGCGTTTAATAAGAGGTAA
- a CDS encoding amidohydrolase family protein, giving the protein MQGKIALEEHVAIEATLNDSKVFGTHVWDTLGPRLIDVQGARLREMDQHGIEMMILSLNAPAVQAIPDVKRAVDVARQANDAMAADVGKHPDRFAGFAALAMQDPEAAAAELTRCVKELGFVGALINGFSNVGSADNVTYYDLPQYRPFWRTVEALDVPFYLHPRNPLPSWTKFYEGHNWMLGPNWAFAAETALHALRLIGSGLFDECPNLKIVLGHLGEGIPVQLWRIDGRNGWMNAPHNYPAKHGVAHYFRKHFYLTTSGNFHTPSLINAVTEMGADHVMFSVDWPFEDVGQGCEWFDKAEIGEAERAKIGRDNAVKLFKLKI; this is encoded by the coding sequence ATGCAAGGCAAGATCGCACTCGAAGAACATGTCGCCATCGAAGCGACGCTCAACGACTCCAAGGTCTTCGGGACGCATGTCTGGGACACGCTCGGGCCGCGCCTGATCGACGTCCAAGGGGCGCGGCTGCGCGAAATGGATCAGCACGGCATCGAGATGATGATCCTGTCGCTCAACGCGCCGGCGGTGCAGGCGATCCCGGACGTCAAGCGCGCCGTCGACGTCGCGCGGCAGGCCAACGACGCGATGGCCGCGGATGTCGGCAAGCATCCGGACCGCTTCGCCGGCTTCGCGGCGCTGGCGATGCAGGATCCGGAAGCGGCGGCCGCCGAGCTCACGCGCTGCGTCAAGGAACTCGGCTTCGTCGGCGCGCTGATCAACGGCTTCAGCAATGTCGGCAGCGCGGACAACGTCACCTACTACGACTTGCCGCAGTACCGGCCGTTCTGGCGCACGGTGGAAGCGCTCGACGTGCCATTCTATCTGCACCCGCGCAATCCGCTGCCGAGTTGGACCAAGTTCTACGAAGGCCACAACTGGATGCTCGGGCCGAACTGGGCCTTCGCCGCCGAGACCGCCTTGCACGCGCTACGCCTGATCGGCTCCGGCCTGTTCGACGAATGCCCGAACTTGAAGATCGTGCTCGGCCATCTCGGCGAAGGCATTCCGGTGCAGCTCTGGCGCATCGACGGCCGCAACGGCTGGATGAACGCGCCGCATAACTATCCGGCCAAGCACGGTGTCGCGCATTACTTCCGCAAGCATTTCTATCTGACGACGTCCGGCAACTTCCACACGCCATCGCTGATCAATGCGGTGACCGAAATGGGCGCGGACCATGTGATGTTCTCGGTCGACTGGCCGTTCGAGGATGTCGGTCAAGGCTGCGAGTGGTTCGACAAGGCGGAGATCGGTGAGGCCGAGCGCGCCAAGATCGGCCGCGACAATGCGGTGAAGCTGTTCAAGCTGAAGATTTAG
- a CDS encoding LptA/OstA family protein — MLRALILLLSLSAAGAALAQPQSQASKGPPNALQGFSQNRDQPVHIEAATLEVRDKEKVATFTGDVRVKQGDTGLRCKRLIVFYEQDNATDGSKATDNKTMTAATPGPNGEQRIKRLEAHGQVVVTQKEQTATGELGIFDMKTNTVTLTGNVIMTQGQNVLRGEKLVVDMATGVSRVESGKGNGGRVQGLFLPGSTDIKPGATPGQQPARPAPGRNTN, encoded by the coding sequence ATGCTTCGCGCGCTTATTCTTCTGCTGAGTCTGTCGGCCGCGGGCGCCGCTTTGGCGCAACCGCAATCCCAGGCCTCGAAGGGCCCGCCCAATGCATTGCAGGGCTTTTCGCAGAACCGCGATCAGCCGGTGCATATCGAGGCGGCGACGCTCGAGGTGCGCGACAAGGAAAAGGTCGCGACTTTCACGGGTGATGTGCGCGTGAAGCAAGGCGATACCGGCCTGCGCTGCAAGCGGCTCATCGTCTTTTATGAGCAGGACAACGCCACCGACGGCAGCAAGGCCACAGACAACAAGACGATGACGGCGGCAACGCCCGGCCCGAACGGCGAGCAGCGCATCAAGCGCCTGGAGGCGCATGGCCAGGTGGTGGTGACCCAAAAGGAGCAGACCGCCACCGGCGAGCTCGGCATCTTCGACATGAAGACCAACACCGTCACGCTCACGGGCAATGTCATCATGACCCAGGGCCAGAATGTCCTGCGGGGCGAGAAGCTCGTCGTCGACATGGCGACCGGCGTTTCGCGGGTCGAATCCGGCAAGGGCAATGGCGGCCGCGTGCAGGGCTTGTTCCTGCCGGGCAGCACCGACATAAAGCCGGGCGCGACGCCGGGCCAACAGCCGGCCCGCCCGGCGCCGGGACGGAACACCAATTGA
- the ptsN gene encoding PTS IIA-like nitrogen regulatory protein PtsN: MTLTDLVAPNAVIPALKVNNKKQALQELAARAAELTGQSEREILEILLQREKLGSTAVGNGVAIPHGKLPKLGRLFGLFARLERGIDFEALDSQPVDLVFLLLAPEAAGADHLKALARVARLLRDSDIARKLRESRDADAIYAVLSMPPTGAAA, translated from the coding sequence CTGACGCTCACCGATCTTGTTGCACCGAACGCGGTCATTCCCGCGCTCAAGGTCAACAACAAGAAGCAGGCCCTGCAGGAGCTCGCGGCACGTGCCGCCGAGCTGACCGGTCAGAGCGAGCGTGAGATTTTGGAGATCCTGCTTCAGCGCGAAAAGCTCGGCTCGACCGCCGTTGGCAATGGCGTCGCGATACCGCACGGCAAGCTGCCGAAACTCGGCCGGCTGTTTGGTTTGTTCGCGCGGCTCGAGCGCGGCATCGATTTCGAAGCGCTGGACAGTCAGCCGGTCGATCTCGTGTTTCTTCTGCTCGCGCCGGAAGCCGCGGGCGCCGACCATCTCAAGGCACTGGCGCGCGTTGCGCGCCTGCTGCGCGATAGCGACATTGCGCGCAAGCTGCGTGAGTCACGCGACGCCGACGCGATCTACGCCGTGCTGTCGATGCCGCCGACCGGCGCGGCGGCTTGA
- the lptB gene encoding LPS export ABC transporter ATP-binding protein: MNILSLFQRRRPAPARRRLTPAEVRTQQAALARQAAQQQAHGYAQPQPGHGHAYAQPQPQPQPGQGHAYAQPQQARPAQQPAPQQRPATAQPRRDGGGQQQQARHAYLAAHGVEKSFGTRKVVRGVTLYVRRGEAVGLLGPNGAGKTTVFYMITGLIAADKGRIELDGYDVTPLPMYQRARLGIGYLPQEASIFRGLNVEENIRAVLEVVEPDRRRRDADLNALLEEFNITRLRKTPTIALSGGERRRVEIARALATRPSYMLLDEPFAGIDPIAVGDIQQLVRHLTNRGIGVLITDHNVRETLGLTDRAYIIYSGEVLMEGTPDDIVNNPDVRRLYLGEEFRL, from the coding sequence GTGAATATCCTTTCGCTGTTCCAGCGCCGGCGCCCGGCGCCCGCCCGGAGGCGGCTGACGCCGGCCGAGGTGCGCACGCAGCAGGCGGCGCTCGCGCGGCAGGCGGCGCAGCAACAGGCGCATGGCTACGCGCAGCCCCAGCCGGGGCACGGCCACGCTTACGCGCAGCCGCAGCCGCAACCGCAACCGGGGCAAGGTCACGCTTATGCGCAGCCGCAGCAGGCGCGGCCGGCGCAACAGCCGGCCCCACAACAGCGCCCGGCCACCGCGCAGCCGCGCCGCGACGGCGGCGGCCAGCAGCAGCAGGCGCGCCATGCCTATCTCGCCGCCCATGGCGTCGAGAAAAGCTTCGGCACGCGCAAGGTCGTGCGCGGCGTCACGCTCTATGTCCGGCGCGGCGAGGCGGTCGGCCTGCTCGGCCCCAACGGCGCCGGCAAGACCACCGTGTTCTACATGATCACCGGGCTGATCGCGGCGGACAAAGGCCGCATCGAGCTCGACGGCTACGACGTCACGCCGCTGCCCATGTACCAGCGCGCGCGTCTCGGCATCGGCTATCTGCCGCAGGAAGCGTCGATCTTCCGCGGCCTCAATGTCGAAGAAAACATCCGCGCGGTGCTCGAGGTCGTCGAGCCCGACCGCCGCCGCCGCGACGCGGATCTCAACGCGCTGCTCGAAGAGTTCAACATCACGCGGCTGCGCAAGACACCGACCATCGCGCTGTCAGGCGGCGAGCGCCGCCGCGTCGAGATCGCGCGCGCTTTGGCGACGCGGCCGAGCTACATGCTGCTCGACGAGCCCTTCGCCGGCATCGATCCCATCGCCGTCGGCGACATCCAGCAGCTCGTGCGGCACCTCACCAATCGCGGTATCGGCGTCTTGATCACCGACCATAACGTGCGCGAGACGCTTGGCCTGACCGACCGCGCCTACATCATCTACTCGGGCGAGGTGCTGATGGAGGGCACGCCCGACGACATCGTCAACAATCCGGACGTGCGTCGCCTCTATCTGGGCGAGGAATTCCGCCTGTAA
- a CDS encoding ribonuclease D, translated as MTIRLHRGDLPDLSAYKGSVAIDTETMGLDPNRDRLCVVQLSPGDGSADVVQIGAGQTRAPNIERLLADKSVLKLFHFARFDLGILAKTFGVMPEPIYCTKIASRLVRTYTDRHGLKDLARELIGVDLSKQQQSSDWGADALTDAQVAYAATDVLHLHALKEKLDVMLAREGRAALAAACFGFLPDRVRLDLAGWAEQDIFSHSV; from the coding sequence ATGACCATCCGCCTGCACCGCGGCGACCTGCCGGACCTCTCCGCCTACAAAGGCTCCGTGGCGATCGACACCGAGACCATGGGTCTCGACCCGAACCGCGACCGCCTCTGCGTCGTCCAGCTTTCGCCCGGCGACGGCTCGGCCGACGTGGTGCAGATCGGCGCCGGCCAGACGCGCGCGCCCAATATCGAGCGCCTGCTGGCCGACAAATCGGTGCTCAAACTGTTCCATTTCGCGCGATTCGACCTCGGCATCCTGGCCAAGACCTTCGGCGTCATGCCGGAACCGATCTATTGCACCAAGATCGCCTCGCGCCTCGTGCGCACCTACACCGACAGGCACGGCCTCAAGGACCTGGCGCGCGAACTCATCGGCGTCGACCTGTCCAAGCAGCAGCAGTCGTCCGATTGGGGCGCCGACGCGCTCACGGACGCCCAGGTGGCTTATGCCGCCACCGACGTGCTGCACCTGCATGCGCTGAAGGAAAAACTGGACGTCATGCTCGCGCGCGAGGGCCGCGCGGCGCTGGCGGCTGCCTGCTTCGGGTTCCTGCCCGATCGGGTGCGACTCGACCTCGCCGGCTGGGCCGAGCAGGACATTTTCTCGCATTCGGTGTAG
- a CDS encoding TIGR02300 family protein codes for MAKPELGTKRICPDTGRKFYDLNKTPVISPYTGKVVPIAVAPTRGARPEAAKAVQDESETLVPETTDAEFVSLEDAEAEQQGKKKPATAGAQVEEDDVEMDDDESLDDAAFIEEEEEGDADVTDIIGEGIEKEEET; via the coding sequence GTGGCCAAACCTGAGCTCGGTACCAAGCGCATCTGCCCCGACACGGGTCGTAAGTTCTACGACCTGAACAAGACGCCTGTGATTTCGCCCTATACCGGCAAGGTCGTCCCGATCGCGGTGGCGCCGACGCGCGGCGCGCGTCCCGAGGCGGCGAAGGCCGTGCAGGACGAGAGCGAGACGCTGGTGCCGGAGACGACGGACGCCGAATTCGTGTCGCTCGAGGACGCGGAGGCCGAGCAGCAGGGCAAGAAGAAGCCGGCGACGGCGGGCGCTCAGGTCGAGGAAGACGACGTCGAGATGGACGACGACGAGAGCCTGGACGATGCCGCCTTCATCGAAGAAGAAGAGGAAGGCGACGCCGACGTGACCGATATCATCGGCGAAGGCATCGAAAAGGAAGAAGAGACTTGA
- a CDS encoding Hsp20 family protein, translated as MSRVPSLSSPFLLGFDEIERLLDRVAKGADGYPPYNIERLPRDGNNPERLRITLAVAGFTRDQLDVSVEESQLVIRGRQQDDKTRQYIHRGIAARQFQRTFVLAEGMEVLGADLKNGLLSIDLIRPQPERIVRTIAINELE; from the coding sequence ATGTCACGAGTTCCGTCCCTCTCCAGCCCGTTTTTGTTGGGTTTCGACGAAATCGAGCGATTGCTCGACCGCGTCGCCAAGGGCGCCGACGGCTATCCGCCCTACAACATCGAACGGCTGCCGCGTGACGGGAACAATCCTGAGCGTTTGCGCATAACACTGGCGGTCGCCGGTTTTACCAGGGATCAGCTCGACGTCTCCGTCGAGGAGAGCCAACTGGTGATCCGCGGGCGGCAGCAGGACGACAAGACCCGTCAGTACATCCACCGCGGCATTGCCGCACGCCAATTCCAGCGCACCTTCGTGCTGGCGGAAGGCATGGAGGTGCTGGGTGCTGACTTGAAGAATGGGCTGTTGTCGATCGATCTCATCCGGCCGCAGCCGGAGCGGATCGTGAGAACGATCGCCATCAATGAGTTGGAATGA
- the lptC gene encoding LPS export ABC transporter periplasmic protein LptC → MLDRMSGSRAITMNRVITARTDPQTARSHWTMSSRDSDRAFRAARRHSQLVRVLRIAIPITVVATLALLFLVTYLNPLRMLAKLPIDISDLIVSGTKVTMEKPRLSGFTQDSRAYELSADAAAQDMTKPDFIELRGIRAKMDMQDKTSMLMTAATGLYNSKTEILQLQRDIFLSSTNGYKGKLSEATIDTRKGHVVSDKPVELEMLQGTLNANKLEIVDNGDLVRFHGGVVMDMLLSDEAKKKAAKK, encoded by the coding sequence ATGCTCGATCGAATGTCAGGCAGCCGCGCCATCACGATGAACCGTGTGATTACAGCCCGGACCGACCCGCAGACGGCGCGCTCGCATTGGACGATGAGCAGCCGCGACAGCGACCGCGCCTTCCGCGCCGCGCGCCGGCACAGCCAATTGGTCCGCGTCCTGCGCATTGCCATTCCGATCACCGTGGTGGCAACGCTCGCTTTGCTGTTCCTGGTTACCTATCTCAATCCTTTACGCATGCTCGCCAAGCTGCCCATCGACATCAGCGATCTGATCGTCTCGGGCACCAAGGTCACAATGGAGAAGCCACGCCTGTCCGGCTTCACGCAGGACTCCCGCGCCTACGAACTCTCGGCGGACGCCGCGGCGCAGGATATGACCAAACCCGACTTCATAGAACTGCGCGGCATCCGCGCGAAAATGGATATGCAAGACAAGACCTCGATGCTGATGACGGCCGCAACCGGCCTCTACAATTCGAAGACCGAGATTCTGCAGCTTCAGCGCGACATCTTCCTGTCCTCGACGAACGGCTATAAAGGAAAGCTGAGCGAGGCGACGATCGACACCCGCAAGGGTCATGTCGTCTCCGACAAGCCGGTCGAGTTGGAAATGCTGCAGGGAACGCTCAACGCCAACAAGCTGGAGATCGTCGACAACGGCGATCTCGTGCGGTTTCACGGCGGCGTTGTCATGGACATGCTGCTCAGCGACGAGGCCAAGAAAAAGGCCGCGAAGAAATGA
- a CDS encoding DUF1150 family protein, with product MTKTDKIVELDAVHPALTQEALAQLGDGQLAYVKEIRSEDVAEMFPEAPTLQPGMTLFALHAADGTPIMLTDTREAAVANAWSQELETVSVH from the coding sequence ATGACCAAGACCGACAAGATTGTTGAACTGGATGCCGTCCATCCCGCCCTGACGCAGGAAGCGCTTGCGCAGCTCGGCGACGGCCAACTTGCCTACGTCAAAGAAATTCGCTCCGAGGACGTCGCGGAGATGTTTCCCGAAGCGCCGACATTGCAACCGGGCATGACGCTGTTCGCGCTGCACGCCGCCGATGGCACGCCGATCATGCTGACCGATACGCGTGAAGCCGCTGTTGCCAACGCCTGGAGCCAAGAGCTCGAAACCGTGAGCGTGCACTAA
- the rpoN gene encoding RNA polymerase factor sigma-54: MALSQRLEFRQTQALVMTPQLMQAIKLLQLSSLDLVAYVEGELERNPLLERSSDDDTPFPGTEPPEPAVEARDDTATDWIGEELETSRSALEQGLGTELENVFPDDGGDKPAMPEAPAPAYSEWSGTGSGGAEDGDYNLEAFVSAETTLAAHLAEQMALAIPDPARRMIGQYLIDMVDEAGYLTGDLISVAEKLGASLREVEDVLAILQSLDPAGACARNLTECLALQLKERNRFDPAMQALVAHLDLLAKRDLPALRRVCGVDDEDLIDMIAEIRSLNPKPGLAFGSTNVQPIVPDVLVRAAPDGTWQVELNSDTLPKVLINQRYYTQVSKGTKNDKDKSYIADCLQTATWLVRALDQRAKTILKVSSEIVRQQDGFFAKGVQHLRPLNLKTVADAIGMHESTVSRVTANKYMATSRGIFELKYFFTSSIASADGGEAHSAEAVRHRIRQLIDGETVSDILSDDTIVEKLRGAGIDIARRTVAKYREAMRIPSSVQRRREKQAAV, from the coding sequence ATGGCTTTGTCGCAAAGACTGGAGTTCCGTCAGACCCAAGCGCTGGTGATGACGCCGCAGCTGATGCAAGCCATCAAGCTGCTGCAGCTCTCCAGCCTCGATCTGGTGGCCTATGTGGAAGGCGAACTCGAGCGCAACCCGCTGCTCGAGCGCAGCAGCGACGACGACACCCCTTTTCCCGGCACCGAGCCGCCTGAGCCCGCCGTCGAGGCCCGGGACGACACCGCCACCGACTGGATTGGCGAGGAGCTGGAGACCAGCCGCAGCGCCCTGGAGCAGGGCCTGGGCACCGAGCTCGAGAACGTCTTCCCGGACGACGGCGGCGACAAGCCGGCAATGCCGGAGGCCCCGGCACCGGCCTATTCGGAATGGTCGGGCACCGGTTCGGGCGGCGCCGAGGACGGCGATTACAATCTCGAAGCCTTCGTGTCGGCCGAGACGACGCTGGCGGCTCATCTCGCCGAGCAGATGGCGTTGGCGATCCCCGATCCGGCGCGCCGCATGATCGGCCAGTACTTGATCGATATGGTGGACGAGGCCGGTTATCTCACCGGCGACCTCATCTCGGTGGCCGAGAAGCTCGGCGCTTCGCTGCGTGAGGTCGAAGACGTTCTCGCCATTCTGCAGTCGCTCGATCCAGCCGGCGCTTGCGCGCGCAATCTCACTGAGTGCCTGGCGCTGCAGTTGAAGGAACGCAATCGCTTCGATCCGGCGATGCAAGCGCTGGTCGCGCATCTCGATCTTCTGGCCAAGCGCGATCTGCCGGCGTTGCGGCGCGTGTGCGGCGTCGACGACGAAGATCTTATCGACATGATCGCGGAGATCCGCAGCCTCAATCCGAAACCGGGACTGGCCTTCGGCTCGACCAATGTACAGCCGATCGTACCGGATGTTCTGGTGCGCGCCGCGCCCGACGGCACATGGCAAGTCGAACTGAACTCCGACACCTTGCCGAAAGTGCTTATCAACCAGCGCTATTATACGCAGGTCAGCAAAGGCACGAAGAACGACAAGGACAAGAGCTACATCGCCGATTGCCTGCAGACGGCGACATGGCTCGTGCGCGCGCTCGACCAACGCGCCAAGACGATCTTGAAAGTGTCAAGCGAGATCGTTCGCCAGCAGGACGGATTTTTCGCCAAAGGCGTACAGCATTTGCGGCCGCTGAACTTGAAGACGGTTGCCGATGCCATCGGCATGCACGAGTCGACGGTGTCACGTGTCACCGCCAACAAATACATGGCGACGTCGCGCGGTATCTTCGAATTGAAATACTTCTTCACGTCCTCCATCGCCTCGGCCGATGGCGGCGAAGCGCATTCGGCCGAGGCGGTACGTCATCGCATCCGGCAGCTCATCGACGGCGAAACCGTCAGTGACATTCTCTCCGACGATACAATCGTGGAAAAGCTGCGCGGCGCCGGCATCGATATCGCGCGGCGAACCGTGGCCAAGTATCGGGAAGCCATGCGGATTCCGTCTTCGGTACAGCGTCGGCGCGAAAAGCAGGCGGCGGTATGA
- a CDS encoding MBL fold metallo-hydrolase, whose product MQLDTIKSPGGSGSEELVPSRYAVRVGDIEVLVVSDGVLPLPTQMLGHNADPAVRSAWLKEMFLPQKAFDWALNAVLVRSGDKTILIDAGLGSDPDLHLPRAGQLINRLQATGIDLTSVTDVVLTHMHMDHVGGLLVEGVKDRLRPDLQIHVAAAEVKFWEAPDFSHTAMPPGFPDALRAAAKQFTKVYHNHLRQFDEEHEVAPGVVVRRTGGHTPGHSVVRVASGGEALTFAGDAVFAVGFEQPDWYNGFEHDPEEAARVRIRLLRELAGTGEMLVATHLPFPSVGHVAVDGDHFRWVPVFWDY is encoded by the coding sequence ATGCAATTGGACACAATCAAAAGCCCCGGTGGATCGGGGTCCGAAGAGTTGGTCCCATCGCGCTACGCGGTGCGGGTCGGTGACATTGAAGTGCTGGTGGTCAGTGATGGCGTGCTCCCACTGCCGACGCAGATGTTGGGACACAACGCCGACCCGGCCGTGCGGTCGGCCTGGTTGAAGGAAATGTTCCTGCCGCAGAAGGCATTCGACTGGGCGCTGAATGCGGTCCTGGTACGCAGCGGCGACAAGACCATCCTCATTGACGCTGGGCTGGGATCCGACCCAGACCTCCACCTGCCGCGGGCCGGGCAGCTGATCAACCGACTGCAAGCCACCGGCATTGATCTTACGTCCGTGACCGACGTGGTGCTGACACACATGCACATGGATCACGTTGGCGGGTTGCTCGTCGAGGGCGTGAAGGATCGGCTGCGTCCGGACCTGCAGATCCATGTGGCGGCTGCCGAGGTCAAATTCTGGGAGGCGCCCGATTTCTCCCACACCGCCATGCCGCCGGGATTCCCCGACGCGCTTCGGGCGGCGGCCAAGCAGTTCACGAAGGTCTACCACAACCATCTGCGGCAGTTCGATGAGGAGCACGAGGTCGCGCCAGGTGTCGTCGTCCGTCGCACCGGCGGCCATACACCCGGGCATAGCGTGGTCCGCGTGGCGTCCGGCGGCGAAGCACTGACGTTCGCCGGCGACGCTGTGTTTGCGGTCGGGTTCGAGCAGCCTGACTGGTACAACGGCTTCGAACACGATCCGGAAGAAGCGGCGCGCGTCCGCATCCGTCTCTTGCGCGAGTTGGCCGGCACCGGCGAGATGCTGGTGGCCACTCATCTGCCGTTCCCCTCAGTCGGCCATGTGGCAGTCGACGGCGATCACTTTCGGTGGGTGCCGGTGTTCTGGGACTACTGA